The Halichoerus grypus chromosome 9, mHalGry1.hap1.1, whole genome shotgun sequence genome has a window encoding:
- the GJA1 gene encoding gap junction alpha-1 protein → MGDWSALGKLLDKVQAYSTAGGKVWLSVLFIFRILLLGTAVESAWGDEQSAFRCNTQQPGCENVCYDKSFPISHVRFWVLQIIFVSVPTLLYLAHVFYVMRKEEKLNKKEEELKVAQTDGVNVEMHLKQIEIKKFKYGIEEHGKVKMRGGLLRTYIISILFKSVFEVAFLLIQWYIYGFSLSAVYTCKRDPCPHQVDCFLSRPTEKTIFIIFMLVVSLVSLALNIIELFYVFFKGVKDRVKGKSDPYHASTGPLSPSKECGSPKYAYFNGCSSPTAPLSPMSPPGYKLVTGDRNNSSCRNYNKQASEQNWANYSAEQNRMGQAGSTISNSHAQPFDFPDDNQNSKKLATGHELQPLAIVDQRPSSRASSRASSRPRPDDLEI, encoded by the coding sequence ATGGGTGACTGGAGTGCCTTAGGCAAACTCCTTGACAAGGTTCAAGCCTATTCTACCGCTGGAGGGAAGGTGTGGCTGTCTGTCCTTTTCATTTTCCGAATTCTGCTACTGGGGACAGCGGTTGAGTCGGCCTGGGGTGATGAGCAGTCTGCCTTTCGTTGTAACACTCAACAACCTGGTTGTGAAAATGTCTGCTATGACAAATCCTTCCCAATCTCTCATGTACGCTTCTGGGTCCTGCAGATCATATTTGTGTCTGTTCCCACACTCTTGTACCTGGCTCATGTGTTCTACGTGATGCGGAAGGAAGAGAAACTgaacaagaaggaggaggaactCAAAGTTGCCCAAACGGATGGTGTCAACGTGGAAATGCACTTGAAGCAGATTGAAATAAAGAAGTTCAAGTATGGTATTGAAGAGCACGGCAAGGTGAAAATGCGAGGGGGCCTGCTGCGAACCTACATCATTAGTATCCTCTTCAAGTCTGTCTTTGAGGTGGCCTTCTTGCTGATCCAGTGGTACATCTATGGATTCAGCTTGAGTGCCGTTTACACTTGCAAAAGAGATCCCTGCCCTCATCAAGTAGACTGCTTCCTCTCTCGCCCCACGGAGAAAACCATCTTCATCATCTTCATGCTGGTGGTGTCCCTGGTGTCTCTTGCCTTGAACATCATTGAACTCTTCTATGTCTTCTTCAAGGGTGTTAAGGATCGCGTGAAGGGGAAGAGCGATCCTTACCATGCTAGCACTGGCCCACTGAGCCCCTCCAAAGAGTGTGGATCTCCGAAATATGCATATTTCAATGGCTGCTCCTCACCCACAGCTCCCCTCTCTCCCATGTCTCCTCCTGGGTACAAGCTGGTTACTGGAGACAGAAACAATTCTTCCTGCCGCAATTACAACAAACAAGCAAGTGAGCAAAACTGGGCTAATTACAGTGCAGAACAAAATCGAATGGGGCAGGCCGGAAGCACCATCTCCAACTCCCATGCACAGccttttgatttccctgatgacaaccAGAATTCTAAAAAACTAGCTACTGGGCATGAACTGCAACCACTAGCCATTGTGGACCAGCGGCCTTCCAGCAGAGCCAGCAGCCGTGCCAGCAGCCGACCTCGGCCTGATGACCTGGAGATCTAG